One genomic window of Bradyrhizobium sp. CCGE-LA001 includes the following:
- a CDS encoding alpha/beta fold hydrolase codes for MQSLHVNGYDMPYLDVGEDRGRPPLVCVHGSLNDFRVWGCVLGPLSQRHRVLAVSLRHFFPARWDGLGDTYSIAQHVQDVIAFIEKLDLGPVDLMGHSRGGHICFRAAQARPDLLRRLILAEPGGELDASLDPDHVGGPSPLLARFTASAEKIAAGDVDGGLAVFVDTLEGAGTWPRLPAMVKQNLRDNAMTLIGQVRDNRPPFSKTDAQSIKMPTLFILGARTKGLLPKVLHALAAHVPYSKTAIIPNATHPMFEQAPQKYSEVVLDFLAS; via the coding sequence ATGCAAAGCCTTCACGTCAACGGTTACGACATGCCCTATCTCGACGTGGGCGAGGACAGAGGGCGCCCGCCGCTGGTCTGCGTGCACGGCTCGCTCAACGACTTCCGGGTCTGGGGCTGCGTGCTCGGTCCGCTGAGCCAGCGGCACCGGGTGCTCGCGGTCAGCCTGCGGCACTTCTTCCCGGCACGCTGGGACGGCCTCGGTGATACCTATTCGATCGCGCAGCATGTGCAAGACGTCATCGCCTTCATCGAGAAGCTCGACCTCGGCCCGGTCGACCTCATGGGCCATTCCCGGGGCGGGCACATCTGCTTTCGCGCGGCGCAAGCGCGGCCGGATCTGCTGCGCCGCCTGATCCTGGCCGAGCCCGGCGGCGAGCTCGATGCCAGCCTCGATCCCGACCATGTCGGCGGTCCCTCGCCGCTGCTGGCGCGCTTCACCGCCTCGGCCGAAAAGATTGCAGCCGGCGATGTCGACGGCGGCCTTGCCGTCTTCGTCGACACGTTGGAAGGCGCCGGCACCTGGCCGCGGCTGCCGGCGATGGTGAAGCAGAATCTGCGCGACAACGCCATGACGCTGATCGGTCAGGTCCGCGACAATCGCCCGCCCTTCTCCAAGACGGATGCGCAGTCCATCAAGATGCCGACGCTGTTCATCCTGGGTGCACGGACCAAAGGCCTGCTGCCCAAGGTGCTGCACGCGCTGGCGGCGCATGTGCCCTACTCCAAGACGGCGATCATCCCGAATGCGACGCATCCGATGTTCGAGCAGGCGCCGCAAAAATACTCCGAAGTCGTCCTGGATTTTCTGGCGAGCTGA
- a CDS encoding methylated-DNA--[protein]-cysteine S-methyltransferase, with product MTDQHFALFDTRIGLCAIAWGPRGINGTQLPMGGEQKIRTRISQRHPEATEAEPTAEVREAIDRITKLLGGEPDDLTDIPLDLDGVPEFNRGVYDIARTIPPGKTITYGDIAKQLGGVQLSRDVGQALGRNPCPIVVPCHRVLAAGNKPGGFSANGGVVTKLKMLEIEGALVNHTPSLFD from the coding sequence ATGACCGACCAGCATTTTGCCCTGTTCGACACAAGGATCGGCCTCTGCGCCATCGCCTGGGGTCCGCGCGGCATCAACGGCACGCAACTGCCGATGGGCGGCGAGCAGAAGATCCGCACCCGCATCAGCCAGCGCCACCCCGAGGCGACCGAAGCCGAGCCGACCGCGGAGGTGCGAGAGGCGATCGACCGCATTACCAAACTGCTCGGGGGCGAGCCTGACGACCTCACCGACATCCCGCTCGACCTCGACGGCGTGCCGGAATTCAACCGCGGCGTCTACGACATCGCCCGCACCATCCCGCCCGGCAAGACCATCACCTATGGCGATATCGCCAAGCAGCTCGGGGGCGTCCAGCTGTCGCGCGATGTCGGCCAGGCACTCGGCCGCAACCCGTGCCCGATCGTGGTGCCCTGCCATCGCGTGCTGGCGGCCGGCAACAAGCCAGGCGGCTTCTCTGCGAATGGCGGCGTGGTGACCAAGCTGAAGATGCTGGAGATCGAAGGCGCGCTGGTGAACCACACGCCGAGTTTGTTTGATTGA
- a CDS encoding acyl-CoA synthetase — protein MTHPSIHAKTTPDKIAYQMAGTGKAITYRELDELSNQGAHLFRSLGLKAGDHIALLMENRLAFMELCWAAQRSGLYYTAISRYLKQDEIDYIIKDCGAKVVITTPKCADQIKDLIKGVPGEPIFYMMDEPLPGFRSYDKEAAAQPTTPIGDEVAGYDMLYSSGTTGRPKGIKKAFEGNRIDVPNAFLRVLCADMCGMNAESTYLSPAPLYHAAPLRFNMMAIVLGGTSIIMEHFGAEEFLKLVETYKVTQSQLVPTMFVRMLKLPDEVRTKYNVSTLKGAIHAAAPCPIDVKAKMIEWWGPILIEYYAGSEGNGVTVCNSQQWLEHRGSVGRAVVGKIKILDENDQEQPVGEIGTVYFADAPAFTYHNDPEKTKKAYNAKGWSTLGDVGYLDKDGFLFLTDRKSYMIISGGVNIYPQETEDVLITHPDVADVAVFGVPNEEMGEEVKAVVQPHDMSRAGKALEADLIAYCKTRLSAIKCPRSVDFEAELPRTPTGKLVKRHLRDKYWPKTAAKI, from the coding sequence ATGACCCATCCCTCCATCCACGCCAAGACCACGCCCGACAAGATCGCCTACCAGATGGCCGGCACCGGCAAGGCGATCACCTATCGCGAGCTCGACGAGCTCTCGAACCAGGGCGCGCATCTGTTCCGCTCGCTTGGCCTCAAGGCCGGCGACCACATCGCGCTGTTGATGGAGAACCGTCTCGCCTTCATGGAGCTGTGCTGGGCCGCGCAACGCAGCGGGCTCTATTACACCGCGATCAGCCGCTATCTGAAGCAGGACGAGATCGACTACATCATCAAGGATTGCGGCGCCAAGGTCGTCATCACCACGCCGAAATGCGCCGATCAGATCAAGGACCTCATCAAGGGCGTGCCGGGCGAGCCGATCTTCTACATGATGGACGAGCCACTGCCGGGCTTCCGTTCTTACGACAAGGAAGCCGCCGCTCAGCCGACGACGCCGATCGGAGACGAGGTCGCGGGCTATGACATGCTGTATTCGTCCGGCACGACCGGCCGGCCCAAGGGCATCAAGAAAGCGTTCGAGGGCAACAGGATCGACGTGCCGAACGCGTTCCTGCGCGTGCTCTGCGCCGACATGTGCGGCATGAATGCCGAGAGCACCTATCTGTCTCCGGCGCCGCTCTATCATGCCGCTCCCTTGCGCTTCAACATGATGGCCATCGTGCTCGGCGGCACCTCCATCATCATGGAGCATTTCGGCGCAGAAGAGTTCTTGAAGCTGGTCGAGACATACAAGGTCACGCAGTCGCAGCTGGTGCCGACCATGTTCGTGCGCATGCTGAAGCTGCCGGACGAGGTCCGCACCAAGTACAACGTCTCGACGCTGAAGGGCGCGATCCACGCCGCCGCGCCCTGTCCCATCGACGTCAAGGCCAAGATGATCGAGTGGTGGGGACCGATCCTGATCGAGTACTACGCGGGCTCGGAAGGCAACGGCGTCACCGTCTGCAACTCGCAGCAATGGCTGGAGCATCGCGGCAGCGTCGGCCGCGCCGTGGTCGGCAAGATCAAGATTCTGGACGAGAACGACCAGGAGCAGCCGGTCGGCGAGATCGGCACGGTCTATTTCGCCGATGCGCCGGCCTTCACCTATCACAATGATCCCGAGAAGACGAAGAAGGCCTATAACGCAAAAGGCTGGTCGACGCTCGGCGATGTCGGCTATCTCGATAAGGACGGCTTTCTCTTTCTCACCGACCGCAAGTCCTACATGATCATCTCCGGCGGGGTGAACATCTACCCGCAGGAGACCGAGGACGTGCTGATCACGCATCCTGACGTCGCCGATGTCGCCGTGTTCGGCGTGCCGAACGAGGAGATGGGCGAGGAGGTGAAGGCGGTGGTGCAGCCGCACGACATGAGCCGTGCCGGCAAGGCGCTCGAAGCCGACCTGATCGCCTACTGCAAGACCCGCCTCTCCGCGATCAAATGCCCGCGCTCGGTCGATTTCGAAGCCGAGCTGCCGCGTACGCCCACGGGCAAGCTGGTGAAGCGGCATCTGCGCGACAAATATTGGCCGAAGACGGCCGCGAAGATTTAG
- a CDS encoding acetyl-CoA C-acetyltransferase: protein MAEAYIVAAARTAGGRKGGRLAGWHPADLAAKVLDELVDRTKVDPALVEDVIMGCVMQVGEQSNNVARNAVMASKLPESVPGTSIDRQCGSSQQALHFAAQAVMSGAMDVVIAAGVESMTRVPMGLSSQLPAKNGFGNYKSPGIEQKYPNIVFSQFTGAEMMAEKYGLSKDELDEYSYNSHQSAIAATQAGHFKKEIVPLEITRADGSKDTHHIDEGIRFDATIEGIRGVKLIAENGKLTAASASQICDGASGVMVVNERGLKQLGVKPLARIHHMTMTGGDPVIMLDAPLHATKRALEKAGMKIDDIDLFEVNEAFASVPTAWLKTTGADPQRLNVNGGAIALGHPLGGSGTKLMTTLVHALHQRGKRYGLQTMCEGGGMANVTIVERL, encoded by the coding sequence ATGGCCGAGGCTTACATCGTCGCCGCTGCGCGCACCGCGGGCGGGCGCAAGGGGGGCCGCCTCGCCGGCTGGCATCCGGCCGATCTCGCCGCCAAGGTGCTGGACGAGCTGGTCGACCGCACCAAGGTCGATCCCGCCCTGGTCGAGGACGTGATCATGGGCTGCGTGATGCAGGTCGGCGAGCAGTCCAACAACGTCGCGCGCAACGCGGTGATGGCCTCGAAGCTGCCGGAGAGCGTGCCAGGCACCTCGATCGACCGCCAGTGCGGCTCGTCCCAGCAGGCGCTGCATTTCGCCGCGCAAGCGGTGATGTCGGGTGCGATGGACGTCGTGATCGCCGCCGGCGTGGAATCGATGACGCGCGTGCCGATGGGGCTGTCGTCGCAGCTGCCGGCCAAGAACGGGTTTGGCAATTACAAGAGCCCCGGCATCGAGCAGAAATATCCGAATATCGTGTTCAGCCAGTTTACCGGCGCGGAGATGATGGCCGAGAAGTACGGCCTCTCCAAGGACGAGCTCGACGAATACTCCTACAATAGCCATCAGAGCGCGATCGCGGCGACGCAAGCCGGCCACTTCAAGAAGGAGATCGTGCCGCTCGAGATCACCCGCGCCGACGGCAGCAAGGACACCCACCACATCGACGAGGGTATCCGCTTCGATGCCACCATCGAAGGCATCAGGGGCGTCAAGCTGATCGCCGAGAACGGCAAGCTCACCGCGGCGAGCGCCAGCCAGATCTGCGACGGCGCCTCCGGCGTCATGGTGGTGAACGAGCGCGGCCTCAAGCAGCTCGGCGTCAAGCCGCTCGCCCGCATCCACCACATGACCATGACGGGCGGCGATCCCGTGATCATGCTGGATGCGCCGCTGCACGCCACCAAGCGCGCGCTAGAGAAGGCCGGCATGAAGATCGACGACATCGACCTGTTCGAGGTCAACGAGGCCTTTGCCTCGGTGCCGACCGCGTGGCTCAAGACCACCGGCGCCGATCCGCAGCGTCTCAACGTCAACGGCGGCGCGATCGCGCTCGGCCACCCTCTCGGCGGCTCCGGCACCAAGCTGATGACGACGCTGGTCCACGCCTTACACCAGCGCGGCAAGCGCTATGGCCTGCAGACCATGTGCGAAGGCGGCGGCATGGCCAACGTGACGATCGTGGAACGGCTGTAA
- a CDS encoding TetR family transcriptional regulator: protein MIERSSIEISLSDIAQKSGANAALVKYHFGNKDGLLLALLERNAATELSNLEYLLAQPITPTAKLKLHIGGIIRAYYRFPYMNRLIHYLLHETNTAAADEVSKFFVAPLLDFHRRLLADGVSLGEFRATDPVLFYTSLIGACDHLFFGRHAMSRATGVGPVTDEVCRQYIKHMETLICGGILTQVEEAAAAG from the coding sequence ATGATCGAACGCTCGTCGATCGAGATCTCGCTTTCCGACATCGCGCAGAAGTCGGGCGCCAATGCCGCGCTGGTGAAATATCATTTCGGCAACAAGGACGGTCTCTTGCTGGCGCTGCTCGAGCGCAATGCGGCGACCGAGCTCTCCAATCTCGAATATCTGCTGGCGCAGCCGATCACGCCGACGGCGAAGCTGAAGCTGCATATCGGCGGCATCATCCGCGCCTACTACCGGTTCCCCTATATGAACCGGCTGATCCACTATCTCCTGCACGAGACCAACACGGCTGCCGCCGACGAAGTCTCGAAATTCTTCGTGGCGCCGCTGCTCGACTTTCATCGCCGCCTGCTCGCCGACGGCGTCAGCCTGGGCGAATTCCGCGCCACCGATCCGGTGCTGTTCTACACCAGCCTGATCGGCGCCTGCGATCACCTGTTCTTCGGCCGGCACGCAATGTCTCGCGCGACCGGCGTCGGCCCGGTCACCGACGAAGTCTGCCGGCAATACATCAAGCACATGGAAACGCTGATCTGCGGCGGCATCCTCACCCAAGTCGAGGAAGCTGCCGCGGCCGGATAA
- a CDS encoding SDR family NAD(P)-dependent oxidoreductase produces MQLKDVAVLITGGGSGLGAATARAMAAKGAKIGVIDQSKENAEKVAAEVKGVALHADVTSEEQIKAAIAKAEAAHGVARVLMNCAGIGGSQRIVGRDGVYPLEKFARIINVNLIGTFNCLRLFAERLVTIEPVGEERGVIINTASVAAYEGQIGQIAYSASKGGVVGLTLPAARDLASQKIRVNTIAPGLFFTPLLMGLNEEARKSLGAQVPHPSRLGDANEYGMLAVHMVENPMLNGETIRLDGAIRMAPR; encoded by the coding sequence ATGCAGTTGAAAGACGTAGCCGTTCTCATCACCGGCGGTGGCTCGGGCCTCGGCGCCGCGACCGCTCGCGCCATGGCCGCCAAAGGCGCCAAGATCGGCGTGATCGACCAGAGCAAGGAAAACGCCGAGAAGGTTGCGGCCGAGGTGAAAGGTGTCGCGCTCCATGCCGACGTCACCAGCGAGGAGCAGATCAAGGCGGCGATCGCGAAGGCGGAAGCAGCGCATGGCGTTGCCCGCGTGCTGATGAACTGCGCCGGCATCGGCGGCTCGCAGCGCATCGTCGGCCGCGACGGCGTCTACCCGCTCGAAAAGTTCGCGCGCATCATCAACGTCAACCTGATCGGCACCTTCAATTGCCTGCGGCTGTTCGCCGAGCGCCTGGTCACGATCGAGCCCGTCGGTGAAGAGCGCGGCGTCATCATCAACACGGCCTCGGTTGCCGCCTACGAGGGCCAGATCGGCCAGATCGCCTATTCGGCATCGAAGGGCGGCGTCGTCGGCCTGACGCTGCCGGCCGCTCGCGACCTCGCCAGCCAGAAGATCCGCGTCAACACCATCGCGCCCGGCCTGTTCTTCACGCCGCTCTTGATGGGTCTCAATGAGGAAGCCCGCAAGAGCCTCGGTGCGCAGGTGCCGCATCCCTCGCGCCTCGGTGATGCCAACGAATACGGCATGCTCGCCGTGCACATGGTCGAGAACCCGATGCTCAACGGCGAGACCATCCGCCTCGACGGCGCCATCCGCATGGCGCCAAGGTAG
- a CDS encoding enoyl-CoA hydratase/isomerase family protein, whose translation MSQPLLIEHNDGVDRVTLNRPDSLNALDPALIDALNDYFQSLQRNRDTRVVVLKGAGKNFCAGLDLKAAMARRAGQQEPPGVTESLDSQRRIADIVMLMRRCPQPIISLVQGAAAGGGFALALASDIRIATKSARMNCAFIKLGLGGCDIGTSYFLPRLVGVSVASELILTGRFIGAERALAVGLVSEVVDEDKLDDAAAPYVDAMMTASPVGLRLSKECLNMSVDAGSLEAAIAMEDRNQVLCSRSEEFSEGIRAFLEKRKPVYIKR comes from the coding sequence ATGTCCCAACCGCTGCTGATCGAGCATAACGACGGCGTCGATCGGGTGACGCTCAATCGCCCCGACAGTCTTAACGCGCTTGATCCGGCGCTGATCGATGCGCTCAACGACTATTTCCAGAGCCTGCAACGCAACCGCGATACCCGCGTGGTGGTATTGAAAGGTGCAGGAAAGAATTTTTGTGCCGGCCTCGATCTCAAGGCGGCGATGGCGCGCCGCGCCGGGCAACAGGAACCGCCCGGCGTCACGGAGTCCTTGGACTCGCAGCGGCGCATCGCCGACATCGTGATGCTGATGCGGCGCTGCCCGCAGCCGATCATTTCGCTGGTGCAGGGCGCGGCGGCCGGCGGCGGGTTTGCGCTGGCGCTGGCCTCCGACATCCGCATCGCGACGAAATCGGCGCGGATGAATTGCGCTTTCATCAAACTTGGCCTCGGCGGCTGCGACATCGGCACCAGCTATTTTCTGCCGCGCCTCGTCGGCGTGTCCGTCGCGTCGGAATTGATTCTGACGGGGCGCTTCATCGGCGCCGAGCGGGCGCTTGCGGTCGGACTTGTGTCCGAGGTCGTCGATGAGGACAAGCTCGACGACGCGGCCGCGCCCTACGTCGACGCGATGATGACGGCCTCGCCCGTGGGGCTGCGGCTGTCGAAGGAATGTCTCAACATGAGCGTCGATGCCGGCTCGCTGGAAGCTGCGATCGCGATGGAGGATCGCAACCAGGTTCTGTGCAGCCGCTCGGAGGAATTTTCGGAAGGCATCAGGGCCTTCCTTGAGAAGCGAAAGCCTGTCTATATCAAGCGCTGA
- a CDS encoding AMP-binding protein — translation MSGSAAAVMTKPAFRKVEWLKRDIAIERRDDGTVVLKSRIPLQAYEKHIPASLAKWAREAPERIWLAQRGGPNREWRKVSYGEAKRTVDALTQALLNLKLDGRPVTILSGNSIEHALMTQAAMQARAPAAPVSPAYSLMSHDHVKLKYLFDLIKPAVVMVQDGPTFEKALKALNLTGVTVVHVARPCDGIKSVSFAELAATPVTTDVEASIAQITPQTVGKLLFTSGSTGMPKAVINTQEMMCANAAMMMQVRPRSPDGPISTMLDWMPWNHTMGGNAAFHPILVDGGTLYIDDGRPMPGQFEETLRNLREISPTYYANVPAGYAALAAAMEKDDALCRSFFKNLSIMAYGGARLPDDLYDRMQALAVKTTGERIVFYTGWGSTETAPTSTGTYWDTERVGLIGLPFPGVELKMVPCGSKYELRLRGVNVTPGYFGQPELTKKMFDEEGFYCIGDAGIFVDDADPVEGIIFAGRVVEDFKLTTGTFVHVGSLRTDAIAAATPVVHDALVAGQDRAFIGLLAWPNLHACRQLVGNPDLSFADAVKHPEVIACFKRGLEAHNKECEGASSRIIARAMLMVEPPSIDGNELTDKGYINQRAGLERRAALVERLYADQPDGDVIVLR, via the coding sequence ATGAGTGGAAGCGCCGCGGCCGTGATGACGAAGCCCGCCTTTCGCAAGGTCGAATGGCTCAAGCGCGACATCGCCATCGAGCGCCGCGATGATGGCACGGTGGTGCTGAAGTCGCGCATTCCGCTGCAGGCTTACGAGAAGCACATTCCGGCCTCGCTGGCGAAATGGGCGCGGGAAGCGCCCGAACGCATCTGGCTGGCGCAGCGGGGCGGGCCCAACCGCGAATGGCGCAAGGTCTCCTACGGCGAGGCCAAACGCACCGTCGATGCGCTGACGCAGGCGCTGCTCAACCTCAAGCTCGATGGGCGGCCGGTCACGATCCTCTCCGGCAATTCGATCGAGCACGCGCTGATGACGCAAGCGGCAATGCAGGCGCGCGCACCGGCGGCTCCGGTGTCACCGGCCTATTCGCTGATGAGCCACGATCACGTCAAGCTGAAATACCTGTTCGACCTGATCAAGCCGGCCGTGGTGATGGTGCAGGATGGCCCGACCTTCGAGAAGGCCCTGAAGGCGCTCAATCTCACCGGCGTCACGGTGGTTCACGTCGCGCGCCCCTGCGACGGGATCAAGAGCGTCAGTTTTGCCGAGCTGGCGGCAACGCCTGTGACCACCGATGTCGAGGCGTCGATCGCACAGATCACGCCGCAGACCGTCGGCAAGCTGCTGTTCACCTCAGGCTCGACCGGCATGCCCAAGGCCGTCATCAACACGCAGGAGATGATGTGCGCCAATGCGGCGATGATGATGCAGGTGCGGCCGCGCTCGCCTGATGGTCCGATCTCCACCATGCTGGACTGGATGCCCTGGAATCACACCATGGGTGGCAATGCCGCGTTTCACCCGATCCTGGTCGATGGCGGCACGCTCTATATCGACGACGGCCGGCCGATGCCGGGCCAGTTCGAGGAGACGCTGCGAAACCTACGCGAGATCTCGCCGACCTATTACGCCAACGTGCCGGCCGGATATGCGGCGCTCGCGGCTGCCATGGAGAAGGACGATGCGCTGTGTCGCTCCTTCTTCAAGAATCTGTCGATCATGGCCTATGGCGGTGCGCGGCTGCCCGACGATCTCTACGATCGCATGCAGGCGCTCGCGGTGAAGACCACCGGCGAGCGCATCGTGTTCTACACCGGCTGGGGCTCGACCGAGACCGCGCCGACCTCGACCGGCACCTATTGGGATACCGAGCGCGTCGGACTGATTGGCCTGCCGTTCCCCGGAGTCGAGTTGAAGATGGTGCCGTGCGGCTCGAAATACGAGCTGCGCCTGCGCGGCGTCAACGTCACGCCCGGCTATTTCGGCCAGCCGGAGCTGACGAAGAAGATGTTCGACGAGGAGGGCTTTTACTGCATTGGCGATGCTGGCATCTTCGTTGACGACGCCGATCCGGTGGAGGGAATCATCTTTGCCGGCCGCGTGGTGGAAGACTTCAAGCTCACCACCGGCACTTTCGTGCATGTCGGCTCGCTCCGCACCGACGCGATCGCGGCCGCGACGCCTGTCGTGCACGACGCACTGGTCGCGGGACAGGATCGCGCCTTCATTGGCCTCTTGGCCTGGCCGAACTTGCACGCCTGCCGTCAGCTCGTCGGCAATCCCGATCTGAGCTTTGCCGATGCGGTGAAGCATCCGGAGGTCATCGCCTGCTTCAAGCGCGGGCTCGAAGCGCACAATAAAGAATGCGAGGGAGCCAGCAGCCGCATCATCGCCCGCGCGATGCTGATGGTCGAGCCGCCTTCGATCGACGGCAACGAGCTCACCGACAAGGGCTACATCAACCAGCGTGCCGGCCTCGAGCGCCGCGCCGCGCTGGTGGAGCGGCTCTATGCGGATCAACCGGACGGGGATGTGATCGTGCTGCGATGA
- a CDS encoding acyl-CoA dehydrogenase family protein — translation MNFDFSDDQKQLRDQARKFLAEKCSPKAVRVVLDGKAPYDKELWKGLAEMGFLGVAFPEEFGGAGAGHLELCVIAEEMGRANAPVPFSSTVYLAAEALLIAGTDAQKKKWLPAIASGEAIGTLALFEGKGNPSPKNVKLTAANGVLNGVKKPVADGAIADFAVVAARTGSSGRDSDISLFLVDLKAGRAEVKSLTNLDPTRGQAEITFKDCKAEPLGAAGDGWSILTQVLDRAAVLCAFEQVGGSDRALEMGRDYALDRIAFGRQIGSFQAVKHMLADMYVSATLARSNSYYGAWALSTNAAELPEAAAAARISATQAFQHCAKNNIQVHGGMGFTWEFDCHMYYRRANAMALGLGSLTYWEDQLIDRMRKKNAA, via the coding sequence ATGAACTTCGATTTCTCCGACGATCAGAAACAGCTCCGCGACCAGGCGCGCAAATTCCTCGCTGAAAAATGCTCGCCCAAGGCGGTGCGCGTCGTGCTCGACGGCAAGGCGCCTTACGATAAGGAGCTGTGGAAGGGGCTGGCCGAGATGGGCTTTCTCGGGGTCGCCTTCCCGGAAGAGTTCGGCGGTGCGGGTGCAGGTCATCTCGAGCTCTGTGTGATCGCGGAGGAGATGGGCCGCGCCAACGCGCCGGTGCCGTTCTCCTCGACGGTGTATCTCGCCGCCGAGGCGCTGCTGATCGCCGGCACCGACGCGCAGAAGAAGAAATGGTTGCCGGCGATCGCCTCGGGCGAGGCGATCGGCACGCTGGCGCTGTTCGAGGGTAAGGGCAATCCGTCACCGAAGAACGTCAAGCTGACGGCCGCGAATGGCGTGCTCAACGGCGTCAAGAAGCCGGTCGCCGACGGCGCCATTGCCGATTTCGCGGTGGTTGCGGCGCGCACGGGATCGAGCGGTCGCGATAGCGACATCTCGCTGTTCCTGGTCGATCTCAAAGCCGGCCGCGCCGAGGTGAAGAGCCTCACCAATCTCGATCCGACCCGGGGGCAGGCCGAAATCACCTTTAAGGATTGTAAGGCCGAGCCGCTGGGAGCTGCCGGTGATGGCTGGAGCATCCTCACGCAGGTGCTAGACCGCGCGGCGGTGCTCTGCGCGTTCGAGCAGGTCGGTGGGTCCGACCGCGCGCTGGAGATGGGCCGCGACTACGCGCTCGACCGCATCGCTTTCGGCCGGCAGATCGGCTCGTTCCAGGCGGTCAAGCACATGCTCGCCGACATGTATGTCTCGGCGACGCTGGCGCGCTCGAACAGCTATTACGGCGCCTGGGCGCTCTCGACCAATGCCGCCGAGCTGCCGGAAGCCGCGGCCGCCGCACGCATCAGCGCGACGCAGGCGTTCCAGCACTGCGCCAAGAACAACATCCAGGTTCACGGCGGAATGGGTTTCACCTGGGAGTTCGACTGCCACATGTACTACCGCCGCGCCAATGCGATGGCGCTCGGGCTCGGCAGCCTCACCTATTGGGAAGACCAGCTGATCGACCGCATGCGCAAGAAGAACGCGGCGTAA
- a CDS encoding acyl-CoA dehydrogenase gives MNFDDTPQEAEFRATARAWIDANAPKQYEDELRKSSLGRTVLKNADILEVAKAWQKKKADAGWACLHWPKEYGGRGSSPIERVIWQQEEGPFGQLSRMFIIGHGMCGPTMMAFAREEHKRTYLPPLASGEKVWCQLFSEPAGGSDVAGLRTRAEKDGDDWVINGQKIWTSGAHYSDYGILLTRTDPTVPKHKGLTMFFLDMKSPGVEVRPIKQASGASDFNEVYFTNVRIPDHQRLGEVGDGWNVSLTTLMNERSAIGAAVSTGFPELFEYCSSLVLDDGPAIEDPAVRSKLANWAVKASGLKYTSMRAISALSKGERPGPENSIGKLVAGSMIQDVATYALDLQGASGVISGEDAELAGRFQAMLLRAPGTRVEGGTDEIMRNIIAERVLGLPGDIRVDKDVPFNKIPTKGRG, from the coding sequence ATGAACTTCGACGATACCCCGCAGGAAGCCGAATTCCGCGCTACCGCCCGCGCCTGGATCGACGCGAACGCGCCCAAGCAGTACGAGGACGAGCTGCGCAAATCCTCGCTCGGCCGCACCGTGCTGAAGAACGCAGACATTCTCGAGGTCGCAAAGGCCTGGCAGAAGAAGAAGGCCGACGCCGGCTGGGCCTGCCTGCACTGGCCGAAGGAATATGGCGGTCGCGGCTCATCGCCGATCGAGCGCGTGATCTGGCAGCAGGAGGAGGGGCCGTTCGGCCAGCTCTCCCGCATGTTCATCATCGGCCACGGCATGTGCGGGCCGACCATGATGGCGTTCGCTCGCGAGGAGCACAAGCGCACCTATCTGCCGCCGCTGGCTTCGGGAGAGAAGGTGTGGTGCCAACTGTTCTCCGAGCCGGCCGGCGGCTCGGACGTTGCGGGCCTGCGCACCCGCGCGGAGAAGGACGGCGACGACTGGGTGATCAACGGCCAGAAGATCTGGACCTCCGGCGCGCATTATTCCGACTACGGCATCCTGCTCACCCGCACCGATCCGACCGTGCCCAAGCACAAAGGCCTCACCATGTTCTTCCTGGACATGAAGAGCCCCGGCGTCGAGGTGCGGCCGATCAAGCAGGCCAGCGGCGCCTCCGACTTCAACGAGGTCTATTTCACCAATGTCCGCATCCCCGACCATCAGCGCCTCGGTGAGGTCGGTGACGGCTGGAACGTCTCGCTGACCACGCTGATGAACGAGCGCAGCGCGATCGGCGCGGCCGTCTCGACCGGTTTCCCGGAGCTGTTCGAATATTGCTCCAGCCTCGTGCTCGACGACGGCCCGGCGATCGAGGATCCCGCGGTGCGTTCGAAGCTGGCAAACTGGGCCGTGAAGGCGAGCGGGCTGAAATACACCAGCATGCGCGCGATCTCGGCGCTGTCGAAGGGCGAGCGGCCGGGGCCGGAAAACTCCATCGGTAAGCTGGTCGCAGGCTCCATGATCCAGGACGTCGCGACTTATGCGCTGGACCTGCAGGGCGCAAGCGGTGTGATCAGCGGCGAGGATGCCGAACTCGCCGGCCGTTTCCAGGCCATGCTGCTGCGCGCGCCCGGCACCCGCGTCGAAGGCGGCACCGACGAGATCATGCGCAACATCATCGCCGAGCGGGTGCTGGGCCTGCCCGGCGATATCAGGGTCGACAAGGACGTGCCGTTCAACAAGATCCCGACGAAGGGAAGAGGTTAG